One Saccharomycodes ludwigii strain NBRC 1722 chromosome VI, whole genome shotgun sequence DNA segment encodes these proteins:
- the ELP2 gene encoding Elongator subunit ELP2 (similar to Saccharomyces cerevisiae YGR200C | ELP2 | ELongator Protein), whose protein sequence is MSVTSEAIFIGANHQSQISDYNKARGIVAYGAGSIIALWKPLEASLKGVFLTLKGHTSLITCVRFISNNILISACEDKLIKIWKFDETNDHVQCCQTIDHYQHSITCLTTSRSLGNIFVTGSTDGSLSIWTLNKESTLFELKHEFTVKRGVFPLTVSLQTISEQDTEENLPFILAVGGTSVNLFIYSFELNTSTQELSDFKQAAVMEGHEDWIKSLDIRKNGPGSYLLASGSQDRYIRLWKLSVNEEERESPGKLTLLSNKKYMFEIGESTKVTFNFEALIMGHDDWVSSIQWHESKLQLLACTADTAVMVWEPDELSGVWICSSRLGELSSKGASTATGSVGGFWSCLWFTNESNEYILTNGKTGSFRMWSRSAFDGEDRFKSDNDWIPRLGITGSTKPVTDVAWSSNGYLLSTSLDQTTRLFSKWIYNADGSERKYPDSWFEFARPQIHGYDMICVEPISDTRFVSAGDEKILRSFDEPRGVAQLLDKFSGLRSNEEIMPESASLPVLGLSNKAVTDDPDSSLTDLDPNEMETDDNKNISYAILSELQSPPLEDQLQRHTLWPEIEKLYGHGYEIVCADVSPDKKLIGSACRSNTYEHATIRVFDTDSWLQIKPALPFHDLTVTRVRFSKDNKHLLSVSRDRRWAVWSRNEDNTFTLKCKNEKPHTRIIWDCDWCPLSFADAFVTASRDKTIKIWKSEGADYTLWGSIKLSEPITAISVLDQTINTKIVIVAGCESGAISVYTFDSSFQKVLDFDISLTPSERIGRIRWKPYNKATDKRLFLAAASSDHSCRIYSLDVNAFRL, encoded by the coding sequence ATGTCAGTAACCTCTGAAGCTATATTTATTGGTGCAAACCATCAAAGTCAAATTAGTGATTACAACAAAGCAAGAGGTATTGTTGCATATGGCGCTGGCTCAATTATTGCCTTATGGAAACCATTAGAAGCATCTCTCAAAGgtgtttttttaacattaaaaGGCCATACATCTTTGATTACATGTGTTAGATTTATCTCCAATaacattttaatttctGCTTGTGAAGATAAACTAATCAAAATTTGGAAGTTCGACGAAACTAATGACCATGTCCAATGCTGTCAAACCATTGATCATTATCAACACTCAATCACATGTTTAACTACATCACGCTCACTGGGTAACATTTTTGTTACTGGCTCTACCGATGGTAGTTTATCTATTTGGACTTTAAATAAGGAATCAACTTTGTTTGAATTGAAGCATGAGTTTACCGTTAAAAGGGGCGTATTCCCGCTAACTGTTTCATTGCAAACCATTTCAGAGCAAGACACAGAAGAGAATCTTCCATTTATATTAGCTGTTGGCGGTACCAGCgttaatttgtttatttattcttttgaATTAAATACTTCTACCCAAGAGCTTTCAGATTTTAAACAGGCAGCTGTTATGGAAGGCCACGAAGATTGGATTAAAAGCTTAGATATTCGTAAAAATGGACCAGGCAGTTATTTGTTAGCAAGCGGATCTCAAGATAGATATATACGATTATGGAAGCTATCCGTTAATGAAGAGGAAAGGGAATCACCTGGGAAATTGACATTGTtgagtaataaaaaatatatgttcGAAATTGGGGAAAGCACTAAAGTTACTTTCAATTTTGAAGCACTAATTATGGGCCACGATGACTGGGTTTCCTCCATCCAGTGGCATGAATCAAAATTACAGTTACTAGCTTGTACTGCTGATACCGCTGTAATGGTTTGGGAACCCGATGAATTGTCTGGCGTTTGGATTTGCAGTTCCAGATTGGGCGAGCTTTCATCTAAGGGAGCCTCCACAGCTACCGGTTCTGTTGGTGGGTTCTGGTCATGTCTATGGTTTACCAATGAATCTAACGAATATATCTTAACCAATGGGAAGACTGGATCTTTTAGGATGTGGTCTCGTAGTGCTTTTGATGGCGAGGACCGTTTTAAATCTGATAATGATTGGATACCACGACTAGGTATAACCGGTTCAACAAAACCTGTTACTGATGTAGCTTGGTCTTCAAATGgctatttattatcaacgTCTTTAGACCAAACCACAAGGTTATTTAGTAAATGGATTTACAATGCAGATGGTTCCGAAAGAAAGTATCCGGACTCCTGGTTTGAATTTGCGAGACCCCAAATCCATGGATACGATATGATCTGCGTAGAACCCATTTCAGACACAAGGTTTGTTAGCGCTGGTGACGAAAAGATTTTAAGGTCTTTTGATGAACCAAGGGGCGTTGCCCAACTTTTGGATAAATTTTCAGGTTTAAGAAGCAACGAAGAAATCATGCCAGAATCTGCATCTTTGCCCGTTTTAGGGTTGTCCAACAAAGCTGTTACTGACGATCCCGATTCCTCCTTAACAGACTTGGATCCCAATGAAATGGAAAccgatgataataaaaacattagCTATGCTATTTTATCTGAACTACAATCACCACCACTAGAGGATCAACTACAAAGACACACGTTGTGGCCAGAGATTGAAAAGCTTTATGGACATGGTTATGAAATTGTCTGTGCAGACGTTAGCCcagataaaaaattaataggGTCTGCTTGTAGGTCTAATACATATGAACATGCTACTATTAGAGTATTCGATACTGATTCATGGTTGCAAATCAAGCCTGCGTTACCATTTCACGATTTAACAGTTACAAGAGTTAGATTTTCAAAAGATAATAAGCATTTGTTATCCGTAAGTAGAGATAGAAGATGGGCTGTTTGGTCGAGAAATGAAGACAACACATTCACGTTGAAAtgcaaaaatgaaaaaccGCACACCAGGATCATTTGGGATTGTGATTGGTGTCCATTGAGCTTTGCTGACGCTTTTGTTACTGCTTCTAGAGATAAGActataaaaatatggaaGAGCGAGGGCGCCGATTACACTCTGTGGGGATCTATTAAATTGAGTGAGCCTATTACAGCTATATCAGTTTTGGATCAAACAATCAATACCAAGATAGTTATTGTAGCTGGCTGTGAAAGTGGTGCCATTTCTGTTTACACTTTTGATTCTTCATTTCAAAAAGTTTTAGATTTCGATATTTCTTTGACACCATCTGAAAGAATAGGCAGGATAAGATGGAAGCCATACAATAAAGCAACAGATAAGAGATTATTCTTGGCTGCAGCAAGTTCTGACCATTCATGTCGTATTTACTCCTTAGATGTAAACGCATTTCGACTTTAG